A section of the Rossellomorea marisflavi genome encodes:
- the pfkA gene encoding 6-phosphofructokinase, which yields MKKIGVLTSGGDSPGMNAAVRAVVRKAIFMDVEVYGIYQGYNGLINGNIQKLELGSVGDIIHRGGTMLYTARCEEFKTKEGQKKGIEQLEKFGIEGLVVIGGDGSYQGAKALTEWGYPCVGVPGTIDNDIPGTEYTIGFDTALNTVIDAIDKIRDTATSHERTFIIEVMGRNAGDIALWSGLAGGAETVLIPEEKFDMDDVITRLNKGQERGKKHSIIVVAEGVMSGNEFADRFKEATGMDTRVSVLGHIQRGGTPTASDRVLASRLGAKAVELLVSGNGGRAVGIEKNQLVDYDIIEALAKPHHIDLEMYNLSKELSI from the coding sequence GTGAAAAAGATTGGTGTACTAACGAGTGGCGGAGATTCGCCAGGGATGAACGCGGCAGTGCGTGCCGTCGTCCGTAAAGCAATTTTTATGGATGTTGAAGTATACGGGATTTATCAAGGATATAACGGATTGATCAACGGGAACATCCAAAAGCTTGAGCTTGGTTCCGTCGGTGATATCATCCACCGCGGAGGAACGATGCTCTACACAGCCCGCTGTGAGGAGTTCAAGACAAAGGAAGGCCAGAAAAAAGGGATTGAACAGCTTGAGAAGTTCGGGATCGAAGGGCTTGTCGTCATCGGTGGAGATGGATCCTATCAAGGAGCCAAGGCCCTGACTGAGTGGGGTTATCCATGCGTGGGCGTTCCGGGTACGATCGACAACGATATTCCGGGTACGGAATATACGATCGGTTTTGATACGGCGCTGAATACGGTCATCGATGCCATCGATAAGATCCGTGATACGGCGACGTCACATGAGCGTACATTCATCATTGAAGTCATGGGCCGCAATGCAGGCGATATCGCCCTTTGGTCCGGTCTTGCAGGTGGTGCGGAAACCGTCCTCATCCCTGAAGAGAAATTCGATATGGATGACGTGATCACGCGTCTGAATAAAGGCCAGGAGCGCGGAAAGAAACACAGCATCATCGTCGTGGCCGAAGGCGTCATGTCAGGTAATGAATTTGCCGACCGTTTCAAGGAAGCAACCGGTATGGATACACGCGTTTCTGTCCTCGGCCACATCCAGCGCGGTGGAACCCCGACTGCATCTGACCGTGTGCTTGCAAGCAGGCTCGGTGCCAAAGCAGTGGAACTGCTCGTGAGTGGGAATGGCGGTCGTGCTGTAGGGATCGAAAAGAACCAGCTTGTTGATTATGATATCATTGAAGCATTGGCCAAACCACATCATATCGACCTTGAGATGTATAATCTTTCCAAAGAACTTTCTATCTAA
- the accA gene encoding acetyl-CoA carboxylase carboxyl transferase subunit alpha, whose translation MVNEMEFEKPVFELKKKISELKEFTKDSDVDLSNEIEKLENRLQKLEQDIYENMKPWERVQVARHPNRPTTLDYIENLFSDFMEMHGDRTYGDDEAIVSGVGRFHGVPVTIIGHQRGKDTKENIRRNFGMPHPEGYRKALRLMKQADKFNRPIICFIDTKGAYPGKAAEERGQSEAIARNLVEMAGLTVPVICIVIGEGGSGGALALGVGNHIHMLENSTYSVISPEGAAAILWKDATQAKKAAESMKITAPDLKELGIVDEIIEEVKGGAHKDVQTQSEKIETVLKQSLKELISMSKEELVQHRYDKFKAIGEYTVLNDRIGVKS comes from the coding sequence ATGGTAAATGAAATGGAATTTGAAAAGCCCGTATTCGAGCTGAAGAAGAAGATTTCCGAGCTGAAGGAGTTCACGAAAGACTCAGACGTGGATCTTTCCAACGAAATCGAAAAACTTGAAAACAGGCTTCAGAAGCTTGAACAGGATATTTATGAGAATATGAAACCGTGGGAAAGGGTTCAAGTCGCCCGCCACCCGAATCGTCCCACCACCCTCGATTATATCGAGAATCTTTTCTCTGACTTCATGGAGATGCACGGTGACCGGACATATGGGGATGATGAAGCCATCGTTTCCGGCGTCGGTCGTTTCCACGGGGTGCCCGTGACCATCATCGGACACCAGCGGGGGAAAGATACGAAGGAAAACATCAGGCGCAACTTCGGGATGCCTCATCCTGAAGGGTACCGCAAGGCGCTACGCCTCATGAAGCAGGCCGATAAGTTCAATCGTCCGATCATCTGCTTCATTGATACAAAGGGCGCATACCCCGGGAAAGCAGCAGAGGAGAGGGGTCAAAGCGAAGCCATCGCCAGGAATCTGGTTGAAATGGCCGGCCTGACCGTCCCTGTCATCTGCATCGTCATCGGTGAAGGGGGAAGCGGTGGTGCCCTTGCACTCGGAGTCGGGAATCATATCCACATGCTGGAGAATTCCACATACTCTGTCATCTCCCCGGAAGGCGCGGCAGCCATCCTTTGGAAGGATGCCACCCAAGCCAAAAAAGCAGCAGAATCAATGAAGATCACGGCACCGGATCTGAAAGAACTGGGCATCGTCGATGAAATCATCGAAGAAGTCAAGGGCGGGGCGCATAAAGATGTCCAAACCCAATCCGAGAAGATCGAGACCGTATTGAAACAATCCCTCAAAGAGCTGATCTCTATGTCTAAAGAGGAGCTCGTCCAGCATCGTTATGATAAATTTAAGGCAATTGGCGAGTATACTGTTTTAAATGATCGTATCGGGGTAAAATCATAA
- the accD gene encoding acetyl-CoA carboxylase, carboxyltransferase subunit beta: MLKELFNKPKKRKYATIPSEGAKHDVPEGIMTKCPECKKIMYTKELQKNLKVCLHCGYHHGMSSHERVDSFIDEGTFTELDRELASVNPLGFPDYLEKLDKDRQKTDMNEAVLTGSGKVNGNEIVLAIMDSRFRMGSMGSVVGEKITRAVEEADKRKVPFIIFTASGGARMQEGVLSLMQMAKTSVALKRFSDNGGLFISIMTHPTTGGVSASFASVGDYNFAEPGALIGFAGRRIIEQTIREDLPEDFQTAEFLLKHGQLDDVLNRLDLKDKIGTLVDLHHWDGDLSW, from the coding sequence TTGCTGAAGGAACTATTTAATAAACCGAAAAAACGGAAATACGCAACAATCCCTTCCGAAGGTGCAAAACATGATGTACCGGAAGGAATCATGACAAAGTGCCCGGAATGCAAGAAGATCATGTACACGAAAGAGCTCCAAAAAAACCTTAAGGTCTGCCTGCATTGTGGGTATCACCATGGCATGAGCTCCCATGAACGGGTGGACAGCTTCATCGATGAAGGAACATTCACCGAACTCGATCGTGAGCTTGCATCCGTCAATCCACTCGGGTTCCCAGATTATCTGGAGAAACTTGATAAAGACCGTCAAAAGACAGATATGAACGAAGCCGTGCTGACAGGAAGCGGGAAGGTGAACGGCAATGAGATCGTCCTTGCCATCATGGATTCGCGCTTCCGTATGGGAAGCATGGGGTCTGTCGTCGGTGAAAAAATCACGAGGGCAGTCGAAGAAGCAGACAAGAGAAAGGTCCCATTCATCATTTTCACGGCTTCAGGTGGGGCTAGGATGCAGGAAGGGGTCCTTTCCCTCATGCAGATGGCCAAAACAAGTGTCGCCCTGAAGCGGTTCAGTGATAATGGAGGGCTCTTCATCTCCATCATGACCCACCCTACCACCGGTGGGGTGTCGGCGAGCTTCGCATCAGTCGGAGACTATAACTTTGCAGAGCCGGGTGCACTCATCGGATTCGCCGGTCGCCGGATCATCGAGCAGACGATCCGCGAAGATCTTCCTGAAGACTTCCAGACGGCTGAATTCCTCTTGAAACATGGCCAGCTTGATGACGTGTTGAACAGGCTGGACTTGAAAGATAAAATCGGTACGTTAGTTGATCTACATCACTGGGACGGTGACCTCTCATGGTAA
- a CDS encoding FadR/GntR family transcriptional regulator, giving the protein MKSDVNPLKTHPKVYIGIVHQLKEIISNDGLTPGDKLPSERELSERLNVGRSSVREALRALELLGLIETRRGEGTFLRDFREHHLIDLLGMFILEDHKTQNDILHMKIMIEKEALRALFIEKESLKGMAEEVQGAEDLSLGDVLSEIVRHAPNHLAHRIWNILNDYETLICGKTPLCSDLKKDILSMLEGIGNQDKEAVQEAYKKVRNNVDEELTVSNIFF; this is encoded by the coding sequence ATGAAGTCCGACGTGAACCCCCTGAAGACCCATCCGAAAGTCTACATCGGGATCGTTCACCAGCTGAAGGAAATCATCTCGAATGACGGGCTCACCCCGGGCGATAAGCTTCCCTCTGAAAGGGAACTTTCCGAACGCTTGAATGTGGGGCGCTCCTCTGTAAGGGAAGCGCTCCGGGCACTCGAACTGTTGGGACTCATTGAGACCAGGAGAGGGGAAGGGACCTTCCTACGGGATTTCCGCGAACATCATTTGATCGATCTCCTCGGGATGTTCATCCTCGAAGATCATAAAACTCAAAATGATATTCTGCACATGAAGATCATGATTGAAAAAGAGGCCTTACGGGCCCTTTTCATTGAGAAGGAATCCTTGAAGGGGATGGCAGAGGAAGTCCAGGGCGCGGAAGATCTCTCCCTGGGTGATGTGCTCAGTGAGATCGTGCGTCATGCCCCGAATCATCTGGCTCATCGGATATGGAATATATTGAATGATTACGAAACACTCATATGCGGGAAAACCCCTCTTTGTAGCGATTTGAAAAAAGACATCCTGAGCATGCTAGAGGGTATCGGGAATCAGGACAAAGAGGCTGTGCAGGAAGCTTATAAAAAAGTGCGGAATAATGTCGACGAAGAGCTGACAGTTTCCAACATCTTTTTCTGA
- a CDS encoding NAD(P)-dependent malic enzyme, producing the protein MSLREEALHMHRVNKGKLESKSKVEVRNAEDLSLAYSPGVAEPCKDIYDKPETVYDYTMKGNMVAVVSDGTAVLGLGNIGPEAALPVMEGKAVLFKSFAGVDAFPICLNTTDVEKIIETVKLLEPTFGGVNLEDIAAPNCFEIEERLKKETNIPIFHDDQHGTAIVTVAGLVNALKIVGKKMSEIKVVANGAGAAGIAIIKLLYRYGVRDIIMCDSKGAIYEGRPEGMNSIKDEVAKFTNRDRIEGGLKEVLQDADVFIGVSVAGALTEEMVSSMKQDPIIFAMANPIPEIMPDLAKAAGAKVIGTGRSDFPNQVNNVLAFPGIFRGALDVRATHINEKMKQAAVEAIAELISEDELNADYVIPAPFDKRVAPAVAAAVAKAAMETGVARLKVDPEEIRKKTEELAVIGKGE; encoded by the coding sequence CTAAAGTGGAAGTCCGGAATGCGGAGGACCTTAGCCTTGCGTATTCTCCAGGAGTAGCAGAGCCCTGCAAAGATATCTATGATAAACCGGAAACGGTCTATGATTATACAATGAAAGGCAATATGGTTGCCGTTGTCTCTGATGGGACCGCCGTACTCGGACTCGGAAATATCGGACCCGAAGCAGCCCTGCCTGTCATGGAAGGGAAAGCGGTCCTATTCAAAAGTTTTGCAGGTGTTGATGCTTTCCCGATCTGTTTGAACACGACGGATGTCGAGAAGATCATCGAAACAGTCAAACTGCTCGAGCCGACATTCGGAGGAGTCAATCTTGAGGATATCGCTGCGCCGAACTGTTTTGAAATCGAAGAGCGTTTGAAGAAAGAAACGAATATCCCGATTTTCCATGACGATCAACATGGTACTGCCATCGTCACCGTAGCAGGTCTTGTCAATGCCCTTAAGATCGTCGGCAAGAAAATGAGTGAGATCAAGGTTGTCGCCAACGGGGCGGGAGCTGCAGGGATTGCCATCATCAAACTTCTTTATCGCTATGGGGTAAGGGATATCATCATGTGTGATTCAAAGGGTGCCATTTACGAAGGTCGCCCTGAAGGAATGAACAGCATCAAGGACGAAGTAGCGAAATTCACGAATCGTGACCGGATCGAAGGCGGCTTGAAAGAAGTCCTTCAGGATGCCGATGTCTTCATCGGTGTGTCCGTTGCAGGTGCATTGACAGAGGAAATGGTGTCATCCATGAAGCAGGATCCGATCATCTTTGCCATGGCGAATCCGATTCCTGAGATCATGCCGGATCTTGCGAAAGCAGCAGGTGCCAAAGTCATCGGGACAGGCCGTTCCGATTTCCCGAATCAAGTGAATAATGTCCTTGCTTTCCCTGGAATCTTCCGAGGGGCACTTGACGTCCGTGCGACCCATATCAACGAGAAAATGAAGCAGGCGGCCGTCGAGGCTATCGCTGAACTCATCAGTGAAGATGAGCTCAATGCCGATTATGTCATCCCGGCTCCATTCGATAAACGCGTCGCTCCGGCCGTGGCTGCAGCAGTAGCGAAAGCCGCCATGGAAACAGGCGTCGCGCGCTTGAAGGTAGACCCTGAAGAGATCCGTAAAAAAACGGAAGAGTTAGCGGTCATCGGGAAGGGAGAATGA